The stretch of DNA TCGGCGATGCGCCCATCTTGCACCAGGAGCAGGCCGTTATAGTTGCTTTTGTCAATTATGATATTCTTACTTTTTATCGCTAAATCGAGCATTTGCCGCCGGTATTTTCTGCCAAATTCAATATCTTTCACAAAAAAACAAGCGAGATAGTATGAAATTAGGAATCAATGCGTACGGCAAAAATGCAGTTAATCTATCCAAAATTATCCGACATGCCGACCATCACGAATTTCGGCAAGTGTCGGTGAGCGTGCTGCTAACCGGCGACTTTGATACGGCCCATACCCACGGCGACAACTCTCAGATTCTGCCTACCGATACCCAGAAAAATACGGTGTATGTGCTGGCCAAAGAGCACTTCACGGGCAGCATTGAAGAGTTCGGGCTGTACTTGGCGCATTACTTCGTGACCCGTAACCCCCAGATCAGTAAGGCGCGCATTGCCATTGAGGAGCACAGCTGGCAGCGCATGAGCTTCAATGGGCAGCCGCACACCCACGCCTTCACGGGCGGCAGCACCGAAAAGCGCACCACGGTAGTTACCCAGGATGCTGATGGTCCGGTGGTGGTATCGGGCCTCAAAGACCTGCTGCTGCTCAAAACCACAGATTCCGGCTTCGAAAACTTCCTCAAGGATGAATACACGGTGCTGCAGGAAACTGCGGACCGGATACTGGCGACCCAATGCGAAGCCAGCTGGGAATACACGGCCACTGCCCTGGATTTTGAGGCTCTGTACCAGCAAATCCGGACCTCCCTGCTTCGCACTTTCTCGGAGCACAAAAGCCTCTCCCTGCAGCACACTCTATACGCTATAGGCGAGAAGATTCTGCAGGAGCATGAGGTAGTGAAAGACGTTAGTATGATCATGCCTAACAAGCACCATATTCCCTTCAATCTGGAGCAGTTTGGGCTGGAGAACAAGAATGAAATCTTCGTGGCCACCGATGCCCCCTTCGGCTACATTACGGGCACCGTAGTGCGCGACTAGCAAGGTGGCCTGGCCTGAAGCAATGCCGCGGCAGATGCCCCTTGCTCAAGCGCTTACTTGCCTAGGCCAGTCGCTGATTAGGCATGGCGCCAGTGACTACGGTGAGCAGCATGAAAACCGTAATTCTCAGTAAAAAGCCAGGAAAAGAAGGGCCTCTCACCTTGTGTAGCCCAAGTAAGCACTAGACAAATCCAACCACGTTTCGTATATTTGCCTAAACCTGTTCGGGGAGAACGGCCAGCCATGCTGGCCGTTCTCCTTGTTTTTTGAGCTTACCATCACCCCACCATGTCTACTATCAACTACTACACTCCGGAAGGTCTTCAGAAGCTGAAGGATGAGCTGCAGGACCTCAAAATCCGCGGCCGCGCCAAGGCTGCCGAGGATCTGCGCGAAGCCCGCGACAAAGGCGACCTGAGCGAAAATGCGGAGTACGACGCGGCCAAGGAAGCGCAGGGTTTGCTGGAACTCAAGATTTCCAAGCTGGAAGAAATCGTGGGCAATGCCCGCATCCTCGACGAAACGAACCTGGACCTCACCAAGGTGCTCATTATGAGCAAGGTGAAGCTGAAGAACCTGAAGAATAACATGGTCCTCGACTACACCCTCGTAGCCGAAGAGGAGGCCAACCTGGCTGCCGGTAAAATCTCAGTGAAGTCGCCAATCGGCAAGGGCCTGCTGGGCCTATCGGCCGGCGATACGGCCGAAATCACGGTGCCTGCGGGCAAGCTGCAGTTCCAGATTCTGGAAATCAGCCGGTAACGGTGAAGTTGCAAAGTGGTGAAATGGTGAGTTAACCGTTCCACTGACTTGTAGTACGCAAAAGGGCGAAGCCACCGGCTTCGCCCTTTTGCGTTTTGCCTCGTACTTTGGAGCGCTGGCTTTCCCTCCGTCAGGCCAGTTACTGGCGTACTTCAGCGTAAGCTGGTGGCCTAGCTAAGCGAAGCTCACCCTTTCACCACTTCACAAATTCACCTTATGCCTTCTATTTTCTCCCGTATAGTTTCCGGCGAGCTGCCCGCCTTTAAAGTGGCCGAGGACGAGCACCATTTGGCTTTCCTGGACATTACGCCATTGGTAGAGGGCCATACGCTGGTAATTCCAAAGAAGGAAGTAGATTACATTTTTGATCTTCCCCCCGCCGAGCTGGCCGCGCTGCACCAGTTTGCCCAGCGGGTGGCCAAAGGCGTGAAGGCCGCCGTAACGTGCCGGCGCATTGGGGTGGCCGTGATAGGCCTGGAGGTGCCGCACGCGCACATCCACCTCATTCCGATGAATAATGTGTCGGACATGAACTTCGCCAACCCCAAGATTAAGGTGGCCGAAGCGCGCATGAAAGAACTGGCCGCCGCTATTAGCGCCCAGGTGCCCGGCGGCGCAACGGAGGCGCCTATTGCGGCGCTGGATACCAAAGGTGGCCGCGAAACGCAGGAAGCTAACAAGCCAGCTGCCACCGCAGCAACCACCCAGGACCAAGGAGCAGCTCTAGGCCAGTTGCAGCAAATGACCAAGGGCCTGTATTTTATGAGTGAGGCAGATGCGCCGCTGGAGGCCGTGAGCTTTCCCGCGCCTGACGGTAACCTGACGGATGAGGCGCTGGCCAACTTAGCCGGGCAACCCGCAGATACAAAAGTTGAAAAGCAGGAACTGACCTACTTCCTGCGCAACCACACCGCCGACAACGGCGTGCTCGGCGACCCGGCGTTGGCAAACCGCTTCAAGGCGCTCCAAATGTTTCTGAAGCAGGAGCTGGAAGACGTGCAGGTATACCGCTTCGGCAGCGGCCCGCAGGTACCCGTGCTGGCCTTGGGCAAAACCGAGGATGGCCAGCTGGCAGGTTTCAAAACCGTGCTGACGGAAACCTAGGCCATGCAGTGCGTTTTAGTGCCATCAAACAGCAGCGCCAGACTTGTCTGGTGCTGCTGTTTGATGGCACTAAATGACTAGGTAGCAGCGGGTGCGGCCGTATTCTCGTCGGCGGCGGGGTCAGTGTGGGGTAGGGTATGGGTGCGTTTGGCCTTGAGTTTGGGGTGCAGGCGGTTTTCGCGTTCAAACACCTGCATTAGTACAATGAAGTAGGAGAGCAGCAGGGGGCCTAGCACAAGGCCTAGAATGCCGAATATTTCCACGCCCAGCACTACGCCGGCCAGAGTAATGAGGGGGTGGATATTGCCGATGCGCCTGGCCAGCACAATGCGCAGGAGATTGTCAATATTCATGATAACTACCAGGCCCACAATGAGGATGCCCACACCCTGGCCCGTGTGCCCCTGGGTGAGCTTGATAATGGCTGCCGGTCCCCAAACCAGGGGCGTACCAAGCACGGGAATAAAGGCCATGAAAAAAGCCACTACGCCCCAAAACAGCGCATCGGGAACCTGAAAAAACCAGAGGGCCAAGCCGGTGAGGGTGGCCTGCACCAGTGAAATAAGCGCCTGCCCCAGCACATTGGCATTCACCGTGTTTCTCAGCGACTCGCCTAGCTCATGCAGGGTATTGGTGCGGAACGGCAGGTAGCGCCGCAGCCCGCGCAGGAAACCCGCTTCCTGCGTGAACATGAAGTACAGGGTAAACAGCATCAGGCCAATAACTACGGTAAAATGCAGGAGGCCACTGGCCAGCGAAGGAAGCCGCTGACTGATCCAGCTTACGCTCTGCTGCAACAACGACCGCACATTGGGCTCAGTGGAGAACCGGTAGCCGGTTTTTTGCTCAATGGTGTGCAGAACGGCCATGATCTGGCTGGTGTCCTGCCCGTAGTGCCGAATGCGGTCTACGAGCATCAGGCTGAGCGCCGAGAAGGGGAGGATGATAACTACAAAAGCAAAAACGAGCAGCCCGATAGATACTACCTGGCGGTTCCAGCGGCGGCGGTGCACAAGGGCATTGAACCACGGCCGAAACACCACAAACAGAATGCCCGCGCCCAGGAAAGCAGTAGTATAGCTCCCTAAGCCAAGCAGAATAAGCGTAGCCAGTGCCACCAAACACACAATCAGGAGAACATACTGCTGACGCGGGGTGTAGATGTTGTCGGGGGGAGCAGCGGGCATGGCGAGAAATACTAAGTGAAGCGGTAAAAATACAGATTATATAGGGTGTATTCTATATAAAACCCACCCTATTCCACCCCAGCGCGGCGGGCCAGCGTTGCCACCGCCAGGCCCATAAGGGCAATGAGGGCGAAGGACACACGCAGACTGGTGATACCCGCTACCAGGCCAATAAGGGGTGGCCCCAGTAAAAAGCCCGCAAACCCCACCGTAGATACGGCCGCCAGCGCCACTCCCGGCGACATGGTTTTGGAGCGGCCCGCCGCGCCGTATACCAGCGGCACCACCGACGATACGCCTAAGCCCACCAGCATGAAACCAATGGTAGCCGGAACCACGCTCGGAAAAAGCACTGCCATGCCCAGGCCCAGCGCCTCCAGCAACCCACTCAGCATGAGGGTGCGCTGGCGCCCGAAACGGTCAGTAAACCAGTCGGCAATGAAGCGGCCGGCAGCCATGGTGCTCATAAAGGCCGCAAAGCCTACTCCAATCAGGTCTTGGTTGGCGTGCAGCACTTTACCAAAGTATACCCCGCTCCAGTCGAACATGGTGCCTTCGCAGAGTAAGGAGCAAAACGCCAGCAGGCCTAGCAGCAGCAAAGACTTATCGGGCAGTACGAAAATAGGGGCATCGGCTGGGCGGGGCGCATCAGCGGGCAGCAGGTAGGGGCGAACCAGCAGCAGCCCCCCAACTACCACACCCGCAATAAGCAAAAAGTGGTGCAATGGGGCCACGGCGTGCGCAATCATGAGCGTGCCAATAGCCGCGCCCGCAAAACCCGCAAGGCTCCAGAGACCATGAAAGCTGGCCATGATGGACTTGCCATATACCGCCTCTACTCCCACGGCCTGGGTATTTATGCTGATGTTGGCCATGTTGCTGGCCAGGCCAAACAGCACAAGTGCCACCAGCAGAAGCGGGGTGGAGTGGGCTAAACCCAGCATGGGCAGAAAAGCCGCGTACAAAAACAGGCCCAGCACCGTG from Hymenobacter taeanensis encodes:
- the pucL gene encoding factor-independent urate hydroxylase, translating into MKLGINAYGKNAVNLSKIIRHADHHEFRQVSVSVLLTGDFDTAHTHGDNSQILPTDTQKNTVYVLAKEHFTGSIEEFGLYLAHYFVTRNPQISKARIAIEEHSWQRMSFNGQPHTHAFTGGSTEKRTTVVTQDADGPVVVSGLKDLLLLKTTDSGFENFLKDEYTVLQETADRILATQCEASWEYTATALDFEALYQQIRTSLLRTFSEHKSLSLQHTLYAIGEKILQEHEVVKDVSMIMPNKHHIPFNLEQFGLENKNEIFVATDAPFGYITGTVVRD
- the greA gene encoding transcription elongation factor GreA: MSTINYYTPEGLQKLKDELQDLKIRGRAKAAEDLREARDKGDLSENAEYDAAKEAQGLLELKISKLEEIVGNARILDETNLDLTKVLIMSKVKLKNLKNNMVLDYTLVAEEEANLAAGKISVKSPIGKGLLGLSAGDTAEITVPAGKLQFQILEISR
- a CDS encoding nuclease A inhibitor family protein — its product is MPSIFSRIVSGELPAFKVAEDEHHLAFLDITPLVEGHTLVIPKKEVDYIFDLPPAELAALHQFAQRVAKGVKAAVTCRRIGVAVIGLEVPHAHIHLIPMNNVSDMNFANPKIKVAEARMKELAAAISAQVPGGATEAPIAALDTKGGRETQEANKPAATAATTQDQGAALGQLQQMTKGLYFMSEADAPLEAVSFPAPDGNLTDEALANLAGQPADTKVEKQELTYFLRNHTADNGVLGDPALANRFKALQMFLKQELEDVQVYRFGSGPQVPVLALGKTEDGQLAGFKTVLTET
- a CDS encoding AI-2E family transporter — encoded protein: MPAAPPDNIYTPRQQYVLLIVCLVALATLILLGLGSYTTAFLGAGILFVVFRPWFNALVHRRRWNRQVVSIGLLVFAFVVIILPFSALSLMLVDRIRHYGQDTSQIMAVLHTIEQKTGYRFSTEPNVRSLLQQSVSWISQRLPSLASGLLHFTVVIGLMLFTLYFMFTQEAGFLRGLRRYLPFRTNTLHELGESLRNTVNANVLGQALISLVQATLTGLALWFFQVPDALFWGVVAFFMAFIPVLGTPLVWGPAAIIKLTQGHTGQGVGILIVGLVVIMNIDNLLRIVLARRIGNIHPLITLAGVVLGVEIFGILGLVLGPLLLSYFIVLMQVFERENRLHPKLKAKRTHTLPHTDPAADENTAAPAAT
- a CDS encoding MFS transporter encodes the protein MLTYSSGPDLLRPRRTYRLAVAAAFFLQGLCFSTWAARIPTVQQQLGLSDAELGGVLLAVPFGSLASLPLSGWLVARHGSRLLTVLGLFLYAAFLPMLGLAHSTPLLLVALVLFGLASNMANISINTQAVGVEAVYGKSIMASFHGLWSLAGFAGAAIGTLMIAHAVAPLHHFLLIAGVVVGGLLLVRPYLLPADAPRPADAPIFVLPDKSLLLLGLLAFCSLLCEGTMFDWSGVYFGKVLHANQDLIGVGFAAFMSTMAAGRFIADWFTDRFGRQRTLMLSGLLEALGLGMAVLFPSVVPATIGFMLVGLGVSSVVPLVYGAAGRSKTMSPGVALAAVSTVGFAGFLLGPPLIGLVAGITSLRVSFALIALMGLAVATLARRAGVE